GGGGCGAAGGGGGAGGAACAGGACCGGAAGCTGATCCGGTACCTCCTCGTCCACGGGCACGAAACCCCCTTCGAGCAGTCGGTCTTTCAGTTCCACGTGAAGTGCCCGATCTTCGTCGCCCGCCAGTGGTTTCGGCATCGATGGTCGAGCTTTAACGAGATCTCCGGACGCTATACGGTCTTCGCCGAGGATGAGTACTACGTCCCGGACCGGAAGCGCGTGCAAGAGGAGAAGAATAAGCAAGGGTCCGTGCTCGCGGACCTTCCGGAAGAGGAGCACCGCGCGTTCGGAGAGCGGGTCCGCGACGCCTCGGAGCGTGCGATCGCGGCGTACCGCGCCCTTCTCGAAGAGGG
This Candidatus Eisenbacteria bacterium DNA region includes the following protein-coding sequences:
- the thyX gene encoding FAD-dependent thymidylate synthase: MGGDLTVVRTARVSFGQGAKGEEQDRKLIRYLLVHGHETPFEQSVFQFHVKCPIFVARQWFRHRWSSFNEISGRYTVFAEDEYYVPDRKRVQEEKNKQGSVLADLPEEEHRAFGERVRDASERAIAAYRALLEEG